From Macaca mulatta isolate MMU2019108-1 chromosome 1, T2T-MMU8v2.0, whole genome shotgun sequence, the proteins below share one genomic window:
- the LOC106995352 gene encoding uncharacterized protein LOC106995352 produces the protein MRSAVRPSPSGPPGVRYLFTKPPRPEAAAAGAAPPAGPQRLWKGADRPEAPWADKSRLGRASESQAPPEAEFPARPTQHPGRCEGRSHPAAERPLAWREAARGLGVPPAGNGAHWLLSSPESDGAGRSLSHAPLGRRRAPLGLQPRFPALLHSFLGDYDE, from the coding sequence ATGCGCAGTGCCGTCCGGCCTAGCCCATCCGGACCGCCCGGCGTCAGGTACCTGTTCACCAAGCCGCCCCGCCCCGAGGCCGCAGCTGCCGGTGCAGCGCCTCCCGCCGGCCCCCAGCGCCTGTGGAAAGGAGCGGACAGGCCAGAGGCTCCCTGGGCCGACAAGTCTCGGCTAGGCCGTGCTTCCGAGTCCCAGGCGCCTCCAGAGGCCGAGTTCCCAGCGCGGCCCACCCAGCATCCGGGGCGCTGTGAGGGGCGCTCGCACCCGGCGGCGGAAAGGCCACTGGCGTGGCGGGAGGCGGCCCGCGGCCTGGGCGTGCCCCCTGCGGGGAACGGAGCTCACTGGCTGCTCTCTTCCCCAGAGAGCGACGGGGCCGGCCGCAGCCTCAGCCATGCGCCCCTCGGCCGCAGGCGGGCTCCTCTTGGCCTGCAGCCTCGCTTTCCTGCCCTTCTTCACAG